A stretch of the candidate division WOR-3 bacterium genome encodes the following:
- a CDS encoding helix-turn-helix domain-containing protein yields the protein MNEKEIMRVKQVAEYLQTDEHTIYKLARSGQIPSLKIAGYKMLTTSLQDKN from the coding sequence ATGAATGAAAAAGAGATAATGAGGGTTAAACAGGTTGCTGAATATTTACAGACGGATGAACACACCATCTATAAACTTGCCCGTTCTGGTCAAATCCCTTCCTTAAAAATCGCTGGTTATAAAATGTTAACAACTTCTTTACAGGATAAAAATTGA
- a CDS encoding T9SS type A sorting domain-containing protein, translating into MIKDKISQFELYNVLGEKVRTYMVNKLNSKISLSVDGICPGIYFLKYNKEEKILKVIVNR; encoded by the coding sequence TTGATTAAAGATAAAATAAGTCAATTTGAACTTTATAATGTTCTTGGTGAGAAAGTTAGAACTTATATGGTGAATAAATTAAATTCAAAAATTTCATTATCCGTTGATGGAATTTGCCCAGGTATTTATTTTTTAAAATACAATAAGGAGGAAAAAATTTTAAAAGTTATAGTCAATAGGTAA
- a CDS encoding S49 family peptidase: protein MYINCTIKEFFEKFGIKFDRVKTREHADAFTFTMKFDEKEREIFKKEIEWGYKEFVKRVSISRNIPFEKVDSLGQGRIYSGEDAKNIKLIDETGGILDAIEEAKRIAKIKGDVKVIQYPEIKWFSSLKTLEKTSLNSPFLSNENYLYMLPFLLEFNGK from the coding sequence ATGTATATAAATTGTACAATTAAAGAATTTTTTGAAAAATTTGGAATAAAGTTTGACAGGGTAAAAACAAGGGAACATGCAGATGCTTTCACCTTTACAATGAAATTTGATGAAAAAGAAAGAGAAATTTTCAAAAAAGAGATTGAATGGGGATACAAAGAGTTTGTTAAAAGGGTAAGTATTTCAAGAAATATCCCCTTTGAAAAAGTTGATTCCCTTGGACAGGGAAGGATATATTCAGGTGAAGATGCAAAAAATATAAAATTGATTGATGAAACAGGTGGCATCCTTGATGCAATTGAAGAAGCAAAAAGAATCGCAAAGATTAAAGGAGATGTAAAAGTAATTCAATACCCTGAAATAAAATGGTTTAGTTCTTTAAAAACCCTTGAAAAAACAAGTTTAAATTCACCTTTTCTTTCAAATGAAAACTACCTTTACATGCTGCCATTTTTATTAGAATTTAATGGGAAGTGA
- a CDS encoding nuclease domain-containing protein, whose product MPVYRKIWDCFRKYARTLLPDDIGSDLSLIASWRIYELWVLFSIKKILNEILGECEVDMIKIEEEKILIDEGKAELKDVFDNNSIIFWWNKGFYLEYQKYIGKKTKPFVVVSEPVRPDVIFYNIKNPENLFIFEAKKMNFE is encoded by the coding sequence TTGCCAGTTTATAGAAAAATATGGGATTGTTTCAGAAAATATGCAAGAACTCTTTTACCTGATGATATAGGAAGTGACCTATCTTTAATAGCATCATGGAGAATTTATGAATTATGGGTATTATTCAGTATTAAAAAAATTCTTAATGAAATTCTTGGTGAATGTGAAGTTGATATGATAAAGATTGAAGAGGAAAAAATATTGATTGATGAGGGGAAAGCAGAATTAAAGGATGTTTTTGATAATAATTCAATTATATTCTGGTGGAATAAAGGTTTTTATCTTGAATATCAAAAATATATTGGAAAGAAAACAAAACCATTTGTAGTTGTTTCAGAACCTGTGAGACCCGATGTTATTTTTTATAATATAAAAAATCCAGAAAATTTATTCATATTTGAAGCAAAAAAGATGAATTTTGAATAA